The following proteins come from a genomic window of Halictus rubicundus isolate RS-2024b chromosome 8, iyHalRubi1_principal, whole genome shotgun sequence:
- the LOC143356565 gene encoding RCC1-like G exchanging factor-like protein — MLNVVKTCIKKSARKRSESIHFNKSENKKSILKALPVFQYPVSDPGTHRVYVWGLAEHGALGILKRSLDMKGLHYVPKPKRLAFGEKHNVTNITCGYGFTAFAVSSKDKNILYGSGINTDSQLGFNELDKKFPNDLIIDPRPIILPLRESSTRVIDIAAGRAHLLVLTNEGLFTLGNNAYGQCGRPIILNEEYNKSKVVHCISDIKGKRIKAVTAGQDHSILLTESGEVYTFGWGADGQTGLAHYRNEYRPTLVKGDLAGQHIIKVACVADCVLALSDKGKVFGWGNSEYGQLFTTGENQQINIATELNRLEQLGRITDIASGGCFCMALNDAGDVYVWGYGILGFGPEIKNISQPTQIPSILFGKNAYEKNTKVIKIFCGMSHLAALTNIGDLYMWGCNKFGSLGLGHVKDQCFPLKVTVGAQVKQVACGIDHTVTLCKPFI; from the exons ATGTTGAATGTGGTGAAAACCTGCATTAAAAAGTCTGCTCGAAAACGCAGTGAAAGCatacattttaataaatcgGAGAACAAAAAGTCTATTTTGAAAGCACTTCCAG TGTTTCAGTATCCTGTGAGCGATCCAGGAACTCACAGAGTATATGTTTGGGGTTTAGCGGAACACGGAGCTCTTGGAATACTAAAACGATCCTTAGATATGAAAGGTTTGCATTATGTGCCAAAGCCAAAACGATTGGCTTTTGGGGAAAAGCACAACGTGACAAATATAACTTGTGGTTATGGTTTTACCGCTTTTGCCGTATCTTCCAAAGACAAGAATATTTTATATGGAAGTGGAATAAACACGGACTCCCAACTAG GTTTCAATGAACTGGATAAAAAGTTTCCTAACGATTTAATCATCGACCCAAGACCCATTATATTGCCGCTCAGAGAATCTTCGACCAGAGTTATAGATATCGCTGCTGGAAGAGCACACTTGTTGGTACTAACGAACGAAGGCTTATTTACATTAGGAAATAATGCCTATGGACAGTGCGGTAGACCTATAATATTGAACGAAGAGTATAATAAAAGTAAAGTAGTTCATTGTATATCCGATATCAAGGGCAAAAGAATAAAAGCCGTTACAGCTGGTCAAGACCACAG taTACTCTTAACAGAATCCGGTGAAGTATATACCTTCGGTTGGGGTGCGGATGGGCAGACTGGCTTGGCGCATTACCGAAATGAGTATAGGCCGACTTTAGTGAAGGGAGATTTGGCTGGACAGCATATTATAAAAGTTGCTTGCGTAGCAGATTGTGTATTAGCACTCAGCG ATAAAGGAAAAGTGTTTGGCTGGGGTAACTCCGAGTATGGACAATTATTTACTACCGGTGAAAATCAGCAAATAAACATTGCCACAGAATTAAACAGATTGGAACAATTAGGTCGCATTACCGATATTGCAAGCGGCGGTTGTTTTTGTATGGCTTTAAATG ATGCAGGAGATGTTTACGTATGGGGATACGGTATTCTTGGTTTTGGGCCTGAAATCAAAAACATTTCGCAACCTACACAAATTCCGTCCATTTTATTTGGTAAAAACGCATATGAAAAAAATACGAAA gtaatcaaaatattttgtggTATGAGTCATCTAGCAGCCTTAACTAATATAGGTGATTTGTATATGTGGGGTTGTAATAAGTTTGGATCTCTAGGATTGGGGCACGTTAAAGATCAATGTTTTCCATTAAAG GTAACTGTTGGAGCTCAAGTAAAGCAAGTCGCATGTGGAATAGATCATACAGTTACGCTCTGTAAACCTTTTATTTAA